From the Paludisphaera mucosa genome, one window contains:
- a CDS encoding mechanosensitive ion channel family protein, which translates to MQKTFMDSEMLRWGVGLILGFPALMLIVGEVIFHLDRRKHPLTSTLRIVRGLLLPATAVFLTLQHVIPVGRDDLWLRLVETVILLVLIHASLSLLNVVIFAHATEGSWQSRLPRLLVDVIRLILVLVGLSVVLSIVWGYDLGSLATALGVGSLVLGLALQDAVGNVFAGLLLMFERPITVGDWITVEGYSGKIVEINWRAVHLETFERVLVIVPNSVLAKGAISNYGRPTRLHGELLPFRFSVFDKPNEVRNLLADTIEGVRGILADPPADIITDSFGDGVVLYKVRFYVEDYADVERARSEYLTRVWYAARRLRLTLDHPTLYHLPADREAPPFRDKVPTPAAVAALFPQFGLSAVAEDGPEWRDVCLRHYSPGETVLRPGEAIPGLFLIFSGHVELAVRNEDGLLNITAGAGRGEYFGEKALLPGQSSDFFVVVAEELEVLVLPSTTLEAMLERSPRLASEIGRVMESRRAAALRASKRPVNAADQAFVHPRREDAARSVGASDRA; encoded by the coding sequence ATGCAGAAGACGTTCATGGATAGCGAGATGCTCCGTTGGGGCGTCGGTTTGATCCTGGGCTTCCCGGCGCTGATGCTGATCGTCGGCGAGGTCATCTTCCATCTGGATCGCCGCAAGCACCCCCTGACCTCGACGCTGCGGATCGTCCGCGGGCTGCTCCTGCCGGCCACGGCCGTCTTCCTCACGCTCCAGCACGTCATCCCGGTCGGCCGCGACGACCTGTGGCTCCGGCTGGTCGAGACGGTCATCCTGCTCGTCCTCATCCATGCGTCGTTGTCGCTGTTGAACGTCGTCATCTTCGCGCACGCGACCGAAGGGTCGTGGCAATCTCGACTCCCGCGCCTGCTCGTCGACGTGATCCGCCTGATCCTGGTGCTGGTCGGCCTGTCGGTCGTGCTGTCGATCGTCTGGGGCTACGACCTGGGCTCGCTGGCGACGGCCCTCGGGGTCGGGTCGCTCGTCCTCGGCCTGGCCCTCCAGGACGCCGTGGGAAACGTTTTCGCGGGCCTGCTCCTGATGTTCGAACGGCCGATCACCGTGGGCGACTGGATCACCGTCGAGGGGTACTCGGGGAAGATCGTCGAGATCAACTGGCGGGCCGTCCATCTGGAGACGTTCGAGCGCGTCCTCGTCATCGTCCCGAACTCGGTCCTGGCGAAGGGGGCGATCTCGAACTACGGCCGGCCGACCCGGCTTCACGGCGAACTCCTGCCGTTCCGGTTCAGCGTCTTCGACAAGCCCAATGAAGTCCGGAACCTGCTCGCCGACACGATCGAGGGGGTGCGGGGCATCCTCGCGGATCCGCCCGCCGACATCATCACCGACAGCTTCGGCGACGGCGTCGTCCTGTACAAAGTCAGGTTCTACGTCGAGGACTACGCCGACGTCGAACGAGCCCGCAGCGAATACCTCACGCGCGTCTGGTATGCGGCGAGACGGCTGCGACTGACCCTCGACCATCCCACCCTGTACCACCTGCCCGCCGACCGCGAGGCTCCCCCGTTCCGGGACAAGGTGCCGACGCCCGCCGCCGTGGCGGCGCTCTTCCCCCAGTTCGGCCTCTCCGCCGTCGCCGAGGACGGCCCGGAGTGGAGGGACGTCTGCTTGCGACACTATTCCCCGGGGGAGACGGTCCTCCGCCCGGGAGAAGCGATCCCGGGACTGTTCTTGATCTTCAGCGGCCATGTGGAGCTGGCTGTGCGAAATGAAGACGGGCTCCTCAACATCACCGCCGGCGCGGGCCGCGGCGAATACTTCGGCGAGAAGGCCCTGCTGCCCGGCCAATCCAGCGACTTCTTCGTGGTCGTCGCCGAGGAGCTGGAGGTGTTGGTCCTCCCTTCCACGACGTTGGAAGCGATGCTGGAACGCTCGCCTCGCCTCGCCTCGGAAATCGGTCGCGTGATGGAATCGCGTCGGGCCGCGGCTCTCAGGGCGAGCAAGAGGCCCGTGAATGCGGCCGATCAAGCCTTCGTCCATCCCCGCCGTGAAGACGCCGCTAGGTCCGTAGGCGCTTCCGATCGAGCCTGA
- a CDS encoding PepSY-associated TM helix domain-containing protein: MTRSNRPLSNTDPGRPNDDREPASGPLSEGTARPQAGRRAGLKLAAFSRWLHTYLSMFGLTVVLFFSLTGITLNHPRFFDDGIATSREAEGRVAAEWVDASGTDSDPGAGIQKLEVVEHLRRTHGLRGALASFTTDEDECVVTFKGPGYSADAFIRRADGRYRLTEERRGVVAVLNDLHKGRDAGPVWSALVDVSAALTATASLSGLLLLFYIKRRRATGLFLALVGAAVLAAAFLLGVP; encoded by the coding sequence ATGACGAGATCAAATCGGCCTCTCTCGAATACCGACCCAGGAAGGCCGAACGATGATCGGGAACCCGCCTCGGGACCTCTCTCGGAGGGGACGGCGCGACCACAGGCCGGTCGCCGAGCGGGGCTCAAGCTCGCCGCGTTCTCGCGATGGTTGCACACCTATCTGTCCATGTTCGGTCTCACGGTCGTCCTTTTCTTCAGCCTGACGGGCATCACGCTCAACCATCCCCGTTTCTTCGACGACGGGATTGCGACGAGCCGCGAGGCCGAAGGGCGCGTGGCGGCCGAATGGGTCGACGCGAGCGGTACTGATTCGGACCCGGGGGCCGGGATCCAGAAGCTCGAAGTCGTCGAACATCTGCGCCGGACGCACGGCCTGCGAGGCGCCCTCGCCTCGTTCACGACGGATGAGGACGAGTGCGTCGTCACGTTCAAGGGACCGGGCTACTCGGCCGACGCCTTCATCCGCCGCGCCGACGGCCGTTACCGCCTCACCGAGGAACGTCGAGGCGTCGTCGCGGTCCTCAACGACCTCCACAAGGGCCGCGACGCCGGTCCCGTGTGGTCCGCGCTCGTCGACGTTTCGGCTGCGCTGACGGCCACGGCCTCGCTCTCGGGCCTCTTGCTGCTGTTCTACATCAAGCGACGCCGCGCGACGGGGCTCTTTCTCGCCCTGGTCGGCGCCGCCGTCCTGGCAGCCGCCTTCCTGCTGGGCGTGCCGTAG
- a CDS encoding DUF1326 domain-containing protein has translation MLAGTLATLGCLMIAASPDANRVKGDYVEARTADVYTGPCFSNAEIFITGHQAVMAWKVTEGSWDGVTLDGLSVAAAVVGSTTFSEDDVKAARSVLLVDKKATSAQRKALIAMATALGGDRLKNVVAVRDTTLGVTVEEHMDSVADADARHDAHGMPHAPVGLLSAPGLAEILTRSLDEGDHFCGNETVAYAPLSLGVTALPAYTLRHKYTGGELDTRWNDPNCRSSFVGHFAY, from the coding sequence ATGCTTGCCGGCACGCTTGCGACGCTCGGGTGTCTTATGATCGCCGCCTCGCCCGACGCGAATCGGGTCAAGGGAGATTACGTCGAGGCCCGCACCGCCGACGTCTACACCGGCCCCTGCTTCTCCAACGCCGAGATCTTCATCACGGGCCATCAGGCGGTCATGGCCTGGAAGGTGACCGAAGGTTCTTGGGACGGCGTGACGCTGGACGGACTCTCGGTCGCGGCCGCCGTCGTCGGCTCGACCACGTTCTCGGAGGATGACGTGAAGGCCGCTCGATCCGTCCTGCTGGTCGATAAGAAGGCCACCTCCGCGCAGCGCAAAGCTCTCATCGCGATGGCGACGGCGCTCGGCGGCGACCGCCTGAAAAACGTCGTCGCCGTGCGGGACACGACGCTCGGCGTCACCGTCGAGGAGCACATGGACTCCGTGGCGGACGCCGACGCCCGCCATGATGCCCATGGGATGCCCCACGCGCCGGTCGGCCTCCTCTCGGCGCCCGGCCTGGCCGAGATCCTCACCCGCTCCCTGGACGAGGGCGACCACTTCTGCGGGAACGAGACCGTCGCCTACGCCCCCCTCTCGCTCGGCGTCACGGCCCTGCCCGCCTACACCCTCCGCCACAAGTACACCGGCGGCGAACTCGACACCCGGTGGAACGATCCGAACTGCCGGAGCAGCTTCGTGGGCCATTTCGCCTATTGA
- a CDS encoding DUF2271 domain-containing protein encodes MSRRIAMGVLVLGLWAGRATLAADDYLFAHDDVMGTSLELSVRASDAAAARRAEGRVLREIDRLAAILSNHDPASEFRRWQAAPVGPSKVSPELCEVLALSDIWRERTGGAFDPRVQALTSLWSEAARQNRPPSREERDAAASRSTDAAWRLDRAAGTAERLWAGPLTLDAIAKGYIVERAGLAGLAGDATVRGLMLNVGGDLRVLGETPRVISIAGPQLGSETNPPIAWVEVKNLAVATSGRKHRGYQIGGRWFSHIIDPRTGDPASAVLAATVIAPSSADADALATALNVMPPETGIRLAASLPQVACLIVDAEGGLHRNAAWRTYERPAPAPPTPTLTASQKAAAKGGDEDWGRDHELLVRFEINRPQERGRYRRPYVAVWVQDADGAPVRNLLLWVSMGGPGPFEWLPDLKRWYADDRARTKLNRTDPFQVAQPTRPPGEYSVAWDGKDDKGKPLKPGEYTILIEAVREQGGYGLIRKQVVVGGDPFVKELKGNDEIKSASLEYRPRKAER; translated from the coding sequence ATGTCACGTCGAATTGCGATGGGCGTCCTCGTGTTGGGCCTTTGGGCCGGCCGCGCCACGCTTGCGGCGGACGACTACCTTTTCGCCCACGACGACGTCATGGGGACCTCGCTCGAGCTGAGCGTTCGGGCCTCCGACGCCGCAGCCGCCCGTCGGGCTGAAGGCCGGGTGTTGCGAGAGATCGACCGCCTGGCGGCGATCCTCAGCAACCACGACCCGGCGAGCGAGTTCCGACGGTGGCAGGCGGCCCCCGTCGGCCCTTCGAAGGTGTCCCCCGAGTTATGCGAGGTGCTCGCGCTGAGCGATATCTGGCGCGAGCGGACCGGCGGGGCCTTCGACCCCCGAGTGCAGGCCCTGACGAGTCTCTGGTCCGAGGCCGCCCGGCAGAACCGGCCCCCGTCCCGCGAAGAACGGGATGCTGCGGCGAGCCGGTCGACCGACGCCGCCTGGAGGCTCGATCGAGCCGCGGGGACCGCCGAGCGTCTCTGGGCCGGCCCTCTCACCCTCGATGCAATCGCCAAGGGGTATATCGTCGAGCGGGCCGGCCTCGCGGGGCTGGCGGGCGACGCGACGGTGCGAGGCCTCATGCTCAACGTCGGAGGCGACCTCAGGGTTCTGGGCGAGACGCCGCGAGTGATCTCGATCGCCGGGCCGCAGCTCGGCTCCGAGACGAACCCGCCCATCGCCTGGGTCGAGGTGAAGAACCTCGCGGTGGCCACGAGCGGCCGGAAACATCGCGGCTACCAGATCGGCGGCCGTTGGTTTTCCCACATCATCGACCCCAGGACCGGCGATCCGGCGTCGGCCGTGCTCGCGGCCACCGTGATCGCCCCCAGCTCGGCCGACGCGGACGCCCTCGCCACGGCCCTGAACGTGATGCCGCCCGAAACCGGGATACGTCTGGCCGCCTCCCTTCCCCAGGTGGCTTGCCTGATCGTCGACGCCGAGGGGGGCCTCCATCGCAACGCCGCATGGCGGACTTACGAGCGGCCTGCTCCCGCCCCGCCCACTCCGACCCTCACGGCTTCGCAGAAGGCGGCCGCGAAGGGAGGAGACGAGGACTGGGGACGCGACCACGAACTGCTCGTCCGATTCGAGATCAACCGGCCTCAGGAAAGGGGTCGATATCGCCGGCCGTACGTCGCGGTTTGGGTCCAGGATGCAGATGGCGCCCCGGTGCGGAACCTGCTGCTGTGGGTCTCGATGGGCGGACCCGGCCCCTTCGAGTGGCTGCCCGACCTGAAGCGATGGTACGCCGACGACCGGGCCCGGACGAAGCTCAACCGGACCGACCCGTTCCAGGTCGCCCAGCCCACCCGGCCGCCCGGCGAATACTCGGTCGCCTGGGACGGCAAGGACGACAAGGGCAAGCCGCTGAAGCCGGGCGAATACACGATCCTGATCGAGGCCGTGCGCGAGCAGGGCGGTTACGGGCTCATCCGGAAACAGGTCGTGGTGGGCGGCGATCCATTCGTGAAGGAATTGAAGGGGAATGACGAGATCAAATCGGCCTCTCTCGAATACCGACCCAGGAAGGCCGAACGATGA
- a CDS encoding adenylate/guanylate cyclase domain-containing protein translates to MLHAIHRLSVQSKLTMMLLLVSVGSIFVISFLGYDSGMRAVKAGVEDQLTSLRTSKAYQIRSQIEGFRNQVYVFSDDYMIVSAMREFRDACDDLAARPAPPEYEASLVDFYGKEFIPRLTGYVEGKPALENYIPKLPWSRYLQHHYIAANPNKVGEKWKLDKAGDGSRYSEVHAKYHPVLREFVQKFGYYDLFLFDVRTQHVVYTVFKEPDFATDFATGPYSSSNLGRLFTSLIKEKDNKTTRIEDFEPYRPSLAAPAAFVGAPIFDGAEMIGILAFQFPIDEFNKLMTSDYKWEADGLGETGEVYLVGDDHLMRSMSRFQKQAPENFYAALKAVGTPPSKIERLRRTNTAILELADETESVTRALHGQSGTDLLVDYRGVDVISSYAPLEIDGLSWVLVAKKDLSEAFAPIASFGRKVLASSVVIVLVITCLAALLARLFVRPIFQLIEGARRIASGEKGVYVKVSSKDELHDLAESFNVMSLSLKVKSEEIERRVQENEELLLNILPTSIATRRKAGVQTVSDSHADVTVMFAEISGFAEATGSMSADQAAELLNDMISAFDEAAERHGVEKVKTVGEDYLAACGLSVPRLDHASRVVDFAEDVVRIVRRLNQDRGHPLSVQVGINSGPVVGGIVGRTKFIFDMWGDTVNVARSLYTVGGDNSIHVTQAVHDRLKDAYRFEPVGTVEIKGKGPIPIWRTAA, encoded by the coding sequence ATGTTGCATGCGATCCACAGGCTCAGCGTCCAGTCGAAGTTGACCATGATGCTCCTGCTCGTGAGCGTCGGCTCGATCTTCGTCATCAGCTTCCTGGGCTACGACTCGGGCATGAGGGCCGTGAAGGCCGGCGTCGAGGACCAGTTGACCAGCCTGAGGACGTCCAAGGCCTATCAGATCCGATCCCAGATCGAAGGCTTCCGCAATCAAGTCTACGTGTTCAGCGACGACTACATGATCGTCTCGGCGATGCGCGAGTTCCGCGACGCCTGCGACGACCTCGCCGCCAGGCCGGCCCCTCCCGAATACGAGGCGTCGCTGGTCGATTTCTACGGCAAGGAGTTCATCCCCCGGTTGACCGGCTACGTCGAGGGGAAGCCCGCGCTGGAGAACTACATTCCGAAGCTTCCCTGGTCCCGCTACCTCCAGCACCATTACATCGCGGCGAACCCGAACAAGGTCGGCGAGAAGTGGAAGCTGGACAAGGCGGGGGACGGCAGCCGCTATTCCGAAGTCCACGCCAAGTATCATCCGGTCCTGCGCGAGTTCGTCCAGAAATTCGGCTATTACGACCTCTTCCTGTTCGACGTCCGCACCCAGCACGTCGTCTATACGGTCTTCAAGGAGCCCGACTTCGCGACGGATTTCGCGACCGGCCCTTACAGCTCGTCGAACCTGGGCCGGCTGTTCACCTCGCTCATCAAGGAGAAGGACAACAAGACCACGCGCATCGAGGATTTCGAGCCCTACCGGCCCTCGCTCGCGGCGCCGGCGGCCTTCGTGGGCGCGCCGATCTTCGACGGCGCGGAGATGATCGGGATCCTCGCCTTCCAGTTCCCCATCGACGAGTTCAACAAGCTCATGACGAGCGACTACAAGTGGGAGGCGGACGGCCTGGGCGAGACCGGGGAGGTCTACCTGGTGGGCGACGATCACCTGATGCGGTCGATGTCCCGATTCCAGAAGCAGGCCCCGGAGAATTTCTACGCGGCGCTGAAGGCGGTGGGGACTCCGCCGTCGAAAATCGAGCGGCTGCGCCGCACGAACACGGCGATCCTCGAGCTGGCCGACGAGACGGAGTCGGTGACGCGGGCGCTTCACGGCCAGTCCGGCACCGACCTCCTCGTCGATTACCGCGGCGTCGACGTGATCAGTTCGTACGCCCCCCTGGAGATCGACGGTCTGAGCTGGGTGCTCGTCGCCAAGAAGGACCTGTCCGAGGCGTTCGCGCCGATCGCGAGCTTCGGGCGCAAGGTTCTGGCCTCTTCCGTCGTCATCGTCCTGGTCATCACGTGCCTGGCCGCATTGCTGGCGCGGCTCTTCGTGCGGCCGATCTTCCAGCTCATCGAGGGGGCGCGGAGGATCGCGTCCGGGGAGAAGGGGGTTTACGTGAAGGTCTCGTCGAAGGACGAGCTGCACGACCTCGCCGAGTCGTTCAACGTGATGAGCCTGAGCCTCAAGGTCAAGTCCGAGGAGATCGAGCGTCGGGTGCAGGAGAACGAGGAATTGCTGCTGAACATCCTGCCGACGTCGATCGCGACGAGGAGGAAGGCGGGGGTCCAGACCGTCTCCGACAGTCATGCCGACGTCACGGTCATGTTCGCCGAGATCTCCGGGTTCGCCGAGGCGACCGGCTCGATGTCCGCCGACCAGGCCGCGGAGCTGCTCAACGACATGATCTCGGCCTTCGACGAGGCGGCCGAACGGCACGGGGTGGAGAAGGTGAAGACGGTCGGAGAAGACTACCTGGCCGCGTGCGGCCTTTCCGTGCCGCGCCTCGATCATGCCAGCCGCGTCGTCGACTTCGCCGAGGACGTGGTCCGGATCGTCCGGAGGTTGAACCAGGACCGCGGACACCCGCTCTCCGTCCAGGTGGGGATCAACTCCGGGCCGGTCGTCGGCGGCATCGTGGGGCGGACGAAGTTCATCTTCGACATGTGGGGCGACACGGTGAACGTCGCCAGGTCGCTCTACACCGTCGGGGGCGACAACTCGATCCACGTGACGCAGGCGGTGCACGACCGCCTCAAGGACGCCTATCGGTTCGAGCCGGTCGGCACCGTGGAAATCAAGGGCAAGGGGCCGATCCCCATCTGGCGGACCGCCGCCTGA
- a CDS encoding xanthine dehydrogenase family protein molybdopterin-binding subunit, translating to MATWPETTRLIGARIPRLDGMAKASGRAKYPSDIRPEGMLFGVMLTSPHANAVLKAVDVEAAKKMPGVKAVLVVATPGEAKILYQGQEIAAVAAETEEKARDAVKAIKVEYEVLPHVVTERQAMAADAPKAFPRGNTQAGRAQSRGKPDEAMQKAEVTIEGTYALPVITHVCLEPHGLTAEWKGTDSIVAYASTQSVSGVANDLVQNLGVEASKVTVLTEVMGGGFGSKFGADIWGVSAAKLAKEAGKPVRMFLDRAQEHLLGGNRPSATAHVKLGATKDGKLVALAAETHGTGGRGGSNFPLPYVYRVENSTRSHTEVFVNCGGARAMRAPGHPQGCAIMESAMDDLAARLEINPLELRLKNLAENDMVAGGINRSDIYRDEVARGAELIGWDRWKPRGRNGAGPVKRGLGMALHQWGGGGAQDKQVSCIISPDGSVELRSATQDIGTGARTILAIIAAEVFGLEVGQIRSNIGNSTFPPGQSSGGSTTTPSMAPPCLDAAVKARDELFKKIAPGLDAAPEDLSLKEGKVLVKGEEKLTWAQACRKLGMMPISVTGVFAQGLSSTGVGGCQFAEVTVDVETGVVRLKKIVAVQDTGLILDMLTWRSQVYGGVIGGLNYAMFEERVMDEQTGVMLNPDMELYKLAGATDIPEIIVEAYDTPEMRSRGVIGVGEPPTISTAAAIGNAVANAIGVRVPQWPMSPINVLNALAKEGKA from the coding sequence ATGGCCACATGGCCCGAGACCACCCGCCTCATCGGCGCCCGCATCCCCCGCCTTGACGGCATGGCCAAGGCTTCCGGCAGGGCCAAGTATCCCTCCGACATCCGACCCGAGGGGATGCTTTTCGGGGTGATGCTCACCAGCCCCCACGCCAACGCCGTTCTGAAGGCGGTCGACGTCGAGGCCGCCAAGAAGATGCCCGGCGTGAAGGCCGTCCTCGTCGTGGCCACGCCCGGCGAAGCGAAGATCCTCTACCAGGGGCAGGAGATCGCCGCGGTCGCGGCCGAGACCGAGGAGAAGGCCCGCGACGCCGTGAAGGCGATCAAGGTCGAATACGAGGTCCTCCCCCACGTCGTCACCGAGCGGCAGGCCATGGCCGCCGACGCGCCGAAGGCCTTCCCCCGGGGCAACACCCAGGCCGGCCGGGCCCAGAGCCGGGGCAAGCCGGACGAGGCCATGCAGAAGGCCGAGGTGACGATCGAGGGCACGTACGCGTTGCCGGTCATCACCCACGTCTGCCTGGAGCCGCACGGCTTGACCGCCGAGTGGAAGGGGACCGACTCGATCGTCGCCTACGCCAGCACCCAGTCGGTCAGCGGCGTCGCCAACGACCTGGTCCAGAATCTCGGCGTCGAGGCGTCGAAGGTCACGGTGCTCACCGAGGTGATGGGCGGCGGCTTCGGCTCGAAGTTCGGCGCCGACATCTGGGGCGTGTCGGCCGCCAAGCTGGCCAAGGAGGCCGGCAAGCCGGTCCGGATGTTCCTCGACCGCGCCCAGGAGCATCTCCTCGGCGGCAACCGGCCGAGCGCCACGGCCCACGTCAAGCTCGGTGCGACCAAGGACGGCAAGCTCGTCGCCCTGGCCGCCGAGACGCACGGGACCGGGGGACGGGGCGGCTCGAACTTCCCGCTGCCCTACGTCTACCGCGTCGAGAACTCGACACGGTCGCACACCGAAGTCTTCGTCAACTGCGGCGGCGCCCGGGCCATGCGGGCGCCGGGCCACCCCCAGGGGTGCGCGATCATGGAATCGGCCATGGACGACCTGGCCGCCAGGCTGGAGATCAACCCCCTGGAGCTCCGGCTCAAGAACCTGGCCGAGAACGACATGGTCGCCGGCGGGATCAACCGGTCGGACATCTATCGCGACGAGGTGGCCCGCGGCGCCGAGCTCATCGGCTGGGATCGCTGGAAGCCGCGAGGCCGGAACGGGGCGGGGCCGGTCAAGCGCGGTCTGGGGATGGCCCTGCACCAGTGGGGGGGCGGAGGCGCGCAGGACAAGCAGGTCTCCTGCATCATCAGCCCCGACGGCTCCGTCGAGCTGCGGAGCGCGACCCAGGACATCGGCACCGGGGCCCGGACGATCCTGGCGATCATCGCGGCCGAGGTGTTCGGCCTCGAGGTCGGCCAGATCCGGTCCAACATCGGCAACTCCACGTTCCCACCGGGCCAGAGCTCGGGCGGCTCGACGACCACCCCATCCATGGCGCCGCCCTGCCTCGACGCGGCTGTGAAGGCCCGCGACGAGCTGTTCAAGAAGATCGCACCAGGCCTCGACGCCGCGCCCGAGGATCTGTCCTTGAAGGAAGGCAAGGTCCTGGTCAAGGGCGAGGAGAAGCTGACGTGGGCCCAGGCCTGCCGCAAGCTGGGCATGATGCCCATCAGCGTGACGGGCGTCTTCGCGCAAGGCCTCTCGTCGACCGGCGTCGGCGGCTGCCAGTTCGCCGAGGTGACCGTCGACGTGGAAACGGGCGTGGTCCGTCTGAAGAAGATCGTCGCGGTCCAGGACACCGGCCTGATCCTCGACATGCTGACCTGGCGGAGCCAGGTCTACGGGGGCGTCATCGGCGGACTGAACTACGCGATGTTCGAAGAGCGGGTCATGGACGAGCAGACCGGCGTGATGCTCAACCCCGACATGGAGCTCTACAAGCTCGCGGGGGCGACCGACATCCCGGAGATCATCGTCGAGGCGTACGACACCCCGGAGATGCGGAGCCGGGGCGTCATCGGCGTCGGCGAGCCGCCGACGATCAGCACCGCCGCCGCGATCGGCAACGCCGTGGCCAACGCCATCGGCGTCCGCGTCCCCCAATGGCCGATGTCTCCCATCAACGTCCTGAACGCCCTGGCCAAAGAAGGGAAGGCGTGA
- a CDS encoding (2Fe-2S)-binding protein, producing the protein MAEDNARPPMEQGGHSRRRFLRGSGLAAASAVLTAQATAVIDEAEAQVAVAAPKVAAGDTSLTLMVDGREMSCTIEPRSTLLDTLRNRLDVTGPKRVCDRGSCGACTVILDGDPVYSCTTLAISCGGKTIETVESFDTGEDGVPHAFHQSDGLMCGYCTPGFVTACKAFLDKNPGKTPTLEEVKRGLDGNICRCGTYIGVFEAALAAAKTMKGA; encoded by the coding sequence ATGGCGGAAGACAATGCGAGGCCGCCGATGGAGCAGGGCGGCCATAGCCGGCGCCGTTTCTTGCGGGGGTCGGGCCTCGCGGCCGCCTCCGCCGTCCTGACGGCCCAGGCCACCGCGGTCATCGACGAGGCCGAGGCCCAGGTCGCCGTGGCCGCTCCGAAGGTCGCCGCCGGCGACACGTCGCTGACCCTGATGGTCGACGGCCGGGAGATGAGCTGCACGATCGAGCCGAGGAGCACGCTGCTCGACACGCTGCGGAACCGGCTCGACGTCACCGGGCCCAAGCGGGTCTGCGACCGCGGCAGCTGCGGCGCCTGCACCGTCATCCTCGACGGCGACCCCGTCTACTCCTGCACCACCCTGGCCATCTCGTGCGGGGGCAAGACGATCGAGACCGTCGAGAGCTTCGACACGGGCGAGGACGGCGTGCCCCACGCGTTCCACCAGAGCGACGGGCTGATGTGCGGCTACTGCACCCCCGGCTTCGTCACCGCCTGCAAGGCCTTCCTGGACAAGAACCCCGGCAAGACCCCGACCCTCGAAGAGGTCAAGCGCGGGCTCGACGGGAACATCTGCCGGTGCGGCACGTACATCGGCGTGTTCGAGGCGGCCCTGGCCGCGGCCAAGACGATGAAGGGAGCCTGA
- a CDS encoding FAD binding domain-containing protein, with product MKAFEYASPTSVDDALKHLTDSPSAEALSGGTDLISRMKDYVTSPARVVYLKDVKSLAGIAERPLGLEIGAGTRLVDVVANPLVAERYPALRQATLEVGTPQIRNMATVGGNLMQRPRCWYFRGGFGLLGRKDGKSLVRAGDNRYHAIFLTEGDALFVSPSSLAAPLVALGAQATILGPKGERTIPVEDLYRVPKSNEDRELTTAPGELLLKVSLPAAGKNGSYEVRQKQSHDWPLVMAAVNLKMDGDKVGDCRVVLYGVAPIPWRSAAAEKSIRGQVVSRDSAAAAAVAAAEGAKPLSMNGYKVALVRTAVKRALLVATGDRYWEEV from the coding sequence ATGAAAGCCTTTGAATACGCCAGCCCCACGAGCGTCGACGACGCCCTGAAGCACCTGACCGATTCCCCCTCCGCCGAGGCGCTCTCGGGGGGGACGGACCTGATCAGCCGGATGAAGGACTACGTGACGAGCCCGGCCAGGGTCGTCTACCTCAAGGACGTGAAGTCCCTCGCCGGCATTGCCGAGCGGCCTCTCGGCCTGGAGATCGGCGCGGGGACGCGGCTGGTCGACGTCGTCGCCAATCCGCTCGTGGCCGAACGCTACCCGGCGCTCCGCCAGGCGACCCTGGAGGTCGGCACGCCCCAGATCCGCAACATGGCCACGGTCGGCGGCAACCTGATGCAGCGGCCGCGGTGCTGGTACTTCCGCGGCGGGTTCGGGCTGCTCGGGCGCAAGGACGGCAAGAGCCTGGTCCGGGCGGGCGACAACCGCTACCACGCGATCTTCCTCACCGAAGGCGACGCCCTCTTCGTCAGCCCGTCGAGCCTGGCCGCGCCCCTCGTCGCCCTGGGCGCCCAGGCCACGATCCTCGGCCCCAAGGGGGAGCGGACGATCCCGGTCGAGGATCTCTATCGTGTTCCGAAGTCGAACGAGGACCGGGAGCTGACCACGGCCCCCGGCGAACTGCTCTTGAAGGTCTCGCTGCCGGCGGCGGGCAAGAACGGTTCTTATGAAGTTCGCCAGAAGCAGTCGCACGACTGGCCCCTGGTCATGGCGGCCGTGAACCTCAAGATGGACGGCGACAAGGTGGGCGACTGCCGGGTCGTCCTCTACGGCGTCGCCCCGATCCCCTGGCGCAGCGCGGCGGCCGAGAAATCGATCCGCGGCCAGGTCGTCTCTCGCGACTCCGCCGCCGCGGCCGCCGTCGCGGCCGCCGAGGGGGCCAAGCCGCTGTCCATGAACGGCTACAAGGTCGCGCTCGTCCGCACGGCCGTGAAGCGAGCCCTTCTCGTGGCCACGGGCGATCGCTACTGGGAGGAGGTCTGA